The Limanda limanda chromosome 13, fLimLim1.1, whole genome shotgun sequence genome has a window encoding:
- the LOC133018519 gene encoding zonadhesin-like isoform X1, which produces MLGGVHTDLLVTLTLLFLSQTGTLCRAANDFTSVPLPEWRTNADYVTQCSYDRQNNQICDWTRNQQIGVDVAVSIFESGPLRLEGEACLEFWYQNQVTNNGSELRAFLKSSDGLEEIWTSPVLHRNLWIQVFVPLKIVKLESRVVLEAVATEGRITINKIGVSRGSCGPQCESNTELWTDESTRCLCSEGQLSCSPSLCPQGQICGPHREGPRGISTTGTCTIHSHTDCSTFDGVLFRFMSPCTYVLAKTCSSTGTLPMFSVEVVNEQNGNSSLPAIQQVNVDTGNIRVSLLKRQTHRVVVNGVWRKLPLSLDSGTVNIKSNPAAVVLGTSFGLIVSFDSTGAMNVILPSTYSDEACGLCGNFNNIREDDLRKPDGTNAQDATALAQSWQTGQSTSSCNTILVPHQCDPKEEAKYTSELYCGSLLSSTGPFADCQSVLGAESYFRGCVVGMCSAHGDPAVLCETLQVYSDICKEAGVAVPMWRNSTFCPLQCAENSHYNSCADGCPEVCSGLDLTGSCGSCEERCECDSGFKLSGGKCVPAEDCGCWYSGKHYEKGATFVGGECEKQCQCMGNNDLWCTSMQCADTEVCKVEDGVKDCFPFKPATCRVYGDPHYITFDRVAYDFQGGCSYTLTTTCGDESSVQFTVIGHNMHPPLQNFTRSKLEAVTLQVEDFFITLNQTGEVLVNNSRVQLPYVTDGTYGSMRVYMKNNYIALEADFGLRLLVDGQSRLFVQVDERYKYELCGLCGTFSGYQDDDFITPGGQNVTEPFEFGDSWRVPNQNECTVYPNDPRVCDYDEENDAYTECNTLLRDVFSPCHEIVHPNIYLNSCVYDYCATNGDQHTLCESLKSYATACQVAGVELPFWQTDTACAEPSTTSTTPTTQTSPTPDQTFCPMNCDFEKNLCGWEQLVQDSFDWTRHSGPTPSKLTGPLDDHTTGAGFYIYIEGDSVSHGDSARLMSPKCHYNGPLCLHFWYHMYGSATAMAINIYLLKDNRATKLWSMMNNQGPTWHPGNVDIRVSGPFQIIVEGIRGSDARSDVAIDDVSIHFGSCSGRFPGLVAETELPPSNVGVLPSQPPSTTTVTTTTTTTSNPDVGVLPSHPVCKLGCSFDNHLCNWNQLLTDVFDWTWQNGTTPTLMTGPSTDHTGDGHYLYIEANSATYGDTARLLSSECSDSGPQCLQFWYHMYGSAQTMGLHVYLLQDRLAEGVWWKRNDQGNMWHLAQVDLTTTETFQIIFEGRRGSNDQSDVAIDDISIHRGRCADLTKPTTPAPEVPATQQPTTTSSKPQPPSTTTVPTTTTTTSNPDVPMTTRPDVPTTTRPQLPITSRPITTAATGPTTTAKTHPQTSGGPEVGTPEQPVPETTARPQPSTTTQPQPHTTSITQTATTARTQTTESQITNRPQTPTTTSQPQTVRPQLTTTVQPQPPTTTSPKPQDTTVLESQTTRTHQTQTTTLQPQTQTTTAKPQTQTTTAKPQTQTTTAKPQTQTTSARPLPPTTMQPQTSTTTLPQPLTTTKPQPPTTARPQPTTATPQSTTTLRPKPTTTAGTQPTTTLKPHPPTERPQTTVTSQSTTTARPKPPTTAVPTPSCPQNSHYTTCIPACSPTCRHLNGPPPCSESDSCVPGCVCDDGFVQKGQRCVPIQECGCMDSSGNKHHFDDRWYTDHCSQKCECEKDDGIGKIDCDDQDECDGNAICLQNDEGEYYCRDTGFSECTINGDPEYRTFDKMKYDFEGEHSYVLVRTKNLPNDIPGVYIVGINTRREDDGNDSEHHDDSSSEENHSRRGRDEEEEDDGSDEDDSDNDSSDSKDHDDSEEDEEHHRLQALKIIVYNHTVELRKNRELVVDGKKTKMPVSPTAGLNIRQHSSRIYLKTDFGLSVEFNGRSSAEIILPHIYKRKVGGLCGNFDSHRRNDWMKPDGTVARSVREFGESWRV; this is translated from the exons ATGCTCGGAGGAGTCCACACAGATTTGTTGGTCACATTGACTttactcttcctctctcagacGGGGACTCTGTGCAG AGCTGCAAACGACTTTACATCGGTTCCTTTACCCGAGTGGAGGACAAATGCAG ACTATGTTACACAATGTTCCTACGACAGACAGAACAACCAGATCTGTGACTGGACGAGAAACCAACAAATAGGAG TGGATGTTGCAGTGAGTATTTTCGAGAGTGGTCCACTGAGGCTGGAGGGCGAGGCCTGTCTGGAGTTTTGGTACCAGAACCAAGTCACAAATAATGGGTCTGAACTAAGAGCTTTCCTGAAAAGCAGCGACGGACTGGAAGAAATCTGGACCTCTCCTGTCCTCCACAGAAATTTGTGGATTCAAGTATTTGTCCCCCTGAAAATCGTGAAACTGGAGTCTCGG GTTGTACTTGAAGCAGTGGCCACGGAAGGACGGATCACAATTAACAAGATAGGTGTAAGCAGAGGCTCATGTG GACCCCAGTGTGAATCTAACACAGAGTTATGGACGGATGAGTCCACCCGCTGCCTCTGCTCTGAGGGCCAGCTCTcctgttctccctctctgtgccCACAAGGCCAAATCTGTGGTCCTCATAGAGAAGGACCCAGAGGGATTTCCACCACTGGGACGTGCACaatacacagtcacacagactgCAGCACTTTTGATGGAGTGCTGTTCCGCTTCATGTCCCCATGCACCTACGTACTGGCTAAGACCTGCTCGTCCACTGGGACCCTGCCCATGTTCAGTGTGGAGGTGGTCAATGAGCAGAACGGGAACTCATCTCTGCCGGCCATTCAGCAGGTCAATGTGGACACAGGGAACATCAGAGTGTCTCTATTGAAAAGACAGACGCACCGGGTCGTG gTTAATGGGGTCTGGAGGAAGCTTCCGCTGAGCCTCGACAGTGGCACTGTCAACATCAAGAGTAACCCTGCTGCCGTTGTCCTGGGAACCAGTTTCGGTCTGATCGTTTCCTTTGACAGCACTGGGGCTATGAATGTTATTCTGCCGTCCACATATTCAGATGAGGCCTGTGGCTTGTGTGGCAACTTTAACAACATCAGGGAAGATGACCTCCGCAAGCCTGATGGTACAAACGCCCAAGATGCTACGGCTTTGGCTCAGAGCTGGCAGACTGGGCAGAGCACCTCCTCCTGTAATACTATTCTAGTCCCTCATCAGTGTGACCCAAAGGAGGAAGCCAAGTACACCAGTGAGTTGTACTGCGGCAGCCTCCTCTCCAGCACTGGGCCCTTTGCTGACTGCCAATCAGTTCTGGGGGCAGAGAGTTACTTCAGGGGCTGTGTGGTCGGCATGTGCTCTGCTCATGGGGACCCAGCAGTGCTATGTGAGACATTACAGGTCTACAGTGATATCTGCAAGGAGGCTGGAGTCGCTGTACCCATGTGGAGGAACTCCACATTCTGCC CCCTTCAGTGTGCTGAGAACAGCCATTATAACTCATGTGCTGATGGCTGTCCAGAGGTGTGCTCCGGTCTGGATTTAACTGGCTCTTGTGGAAGCTGTGAGGAGCGATGCGAGTGCGACTCTGGCTTCAAACTCAGTGGGGGGAAGTGTGTCCCAGCAGAGGACTGTGGGTGCTGGTACAGTGGGAAACACTATGAG AAAGGAGCAACATTTGTGGGAGGAGAGTGCGAGAAGCAGTGCCAATGTATGGGTAATAATGATCTGTGGTGCACCTCAATGCAATGTGCAGACACAGAGGTTTGTAAGGTCGAGGATGGGGTCAAAGACTGCTTCCCGTTCAAACCTGCCACCTGCAGGGTGTATGGCGATCCGCATTACATCACTTTTGACAGGGTGGCTTATGACTTTCAAGGAGGCTGCAGTTACACTCTGACTACAACATGCGGAGATGAAAGCTCGGTCCAGTTCACTGTTATTGGACACAACATGCATCCTCCCCTTCAGAACTTTACCCGGTCCAAGCTGGAGGCTGTGACTCTACAGGTGGAAGATTTTTTCATCACCCTTAATCAAACTGGAGAGGTCCTT GTAAATAACAGCCGTGTCCAACTCCCCTATGTCACCGATGGAACCTACGGCTCAATGCGGGTCTACATGAAGAATAATTATATTGCTCTGGAGGCGGACTTTGGCCTCCGTCTACTGGTAGATGGGCAAAGCAGACTGTTTGTGCAGGTGGATGAGCGATACAAATATGAGCTGTGCGGACTGTGTGGCACCTTCTCCGGATATCAGGACGATGACTTCATAACCCCAGGAGGCCAAAACGTTACAGAGCCATTTGAGTTTGGTGACAGCTGGAGGGTGCCGAACCAGAATGA GTGTACTGTCTATCCAAATGACCCGAGAGTCTGTGACTATGATGAAGAGAACGATGCCTACACTGAGTGTAACACACTACTGAGGGATGTCTTCAGTCCCTGCCATGAAATTGTTCACCCCAACATCTACCTGAATAGTTGTGTGTACGACTATTGTGCCACAAATGGGGACCAACACACCTTATGTGAATCTCTGAAGTCCTATGCAACAGCATGTCAGGTTGCAGGAGTGGAGCTGCCCTtctggcagacagacacagcTTGTG CTGAGCCTTCAACCACTTCAACCACTCCAACAACCCAAACCTCTCCAACACCAGATCAGACTT TCTGTCCTATGAATTGTGACTTTGAAAAAAATCTGTGTGGATGGGAGCAGCTCGTACAGGACAGTTTTGATTGGACAAGACATTCAGGACCCACCCCCTCAAAACTAACTGGGCCACTCGACGACCACACCACTGGAG CTGGCTTCTACATATACATTGAGGGAGACAGTGTCAGCCATGGAGACTCAGCCCGTCTGATGAGTCCAAAGTGTCATTACAATGGCCCACTCTGTCTGCACTTCTGGTATCATATGTATGGTTCAGCCACAGCAATGGCCATCAATATCTACCTGCTCAAAGACAACAGAGCTACCAAGCTGTGGTCCATGATGAACAACCAGGGACCAACATGGCATCCAGGAAATGTTGACATCCGTGTGTCTGGTCCTTTCCAA ATCATAGTAGAGGGAATCCGAGGCTCTGATGCACGGTCGGATGTGGCCATAGATGATGTTTCCATCCACTTTGGCTCATGCTCAG GCAGATTCCCAGGCCTGGTTGCTGAAACTGAGCTTCCTCCCTCAAATGTGGGAGTCCTCCCATCACAACCACCATCGACAACTACAgttacaacaacaaccacaacaacttcCAACCCTGATGTGGGAGTCCTCCCATCACACCCAG TCTGTAAGCTTGGCTGTAGCTTTGACAACCATCTTTGTAACTGGAATCAGCTGCTTACTGATGTTTTTGACTGGACATGGCAGAATGGTACCACACCcaccctgatgacagggccctCTACTGACCACACTGGTG ATGGTCACTACCTGTACATTGAGGCCAACAGTGCAACTTATGGAGATACAGCTCGCCTCCTCAGCTCTGAGTGTTCTGACAGTGGTCCTCAGTGTCTGCAGTTCTGGTACCATATGTACGGCTCAGCACAAACAATGGGCCTCCATGTTTACCTGCTCCAAGACCGACTGGCTGAGGGTGTCTGGTGGAAGAGGAATGACCAAGGAAATATGTGGCACCTGGCTCAGGTGGACTTAACTACAACTGAAACTTTCCAG ATCATTTTTGAAGGGCGAAGAGGTTCCAATGATCAGTCTGATGTGGCCATAGATGATATATCAATTCATCGTGGACGCTGTGCAG ATTTGACTAAACCAACAACCCCTGCTCCTGAGGTTCCTGCTACACAACAACCCACAACAACTTCATcaaaaccacaaccaccatcgaCAACTACAGttccaacaacaaccacaacaacttcCAATCCTGATGTCCCAATGACCACACGACCTGATgttccaacaacaacaagaccACAGCTACCAATAACATCAAGGCCAATAACAACAGCTGCAACTGGACCAACAACCACAGCtaaaacacacccacaaaccTCAGGAGGCCCAGAAGTTGGAACTCCAGAACAGCCAGTACCTGAAACCACAGCAAGACCACAGCCTTCAACCACGACTCAACCACAGCCACACACAACATCTATAACACAAACTGCAACCACAGCTAGAACACAAACCACAGAGTCACAAATAACAAATAGACCACAAACTCCAACCACTACATCACAACCACAAACAGTTAGACCTCAACTAACAACCACAGTTCAACCACAACCTCCAACAACAACTTCACCAAAACCTCAGGACACAACTGTActtgagtcacaaacaacacgcACACATCAAACTCAAACCACTACACTGCAACCACAAACTCAAACTACTACAGCGAAACCACAAACTCAAACCACTACAGCGAAACCACAAACTCAAACCACTACAGCGAAACCACAAACTCAAACCACTTCAGCTAGGCCACTACCTCCAACCACAATGCAGCCACAAACTTCAACCACTACTCTACCACAGCCATTAACAACAACTAAACCGCAACCTCCAACCACAGCTAGACCCCAACCCACAACAGCTACACCACAATCCACAACAACACTGAGACCAAAACCCACAACAACAGCTGGAACCCAACCCACCACAACCCTTAAACCACACCCACCAACTGAAAGACCTCAGACTACAGTTACATCACAATCTACAACCACTGCTAGACCAAAACCACCAACTACAGCCGTACCAA CACCCTCTTGCCCACAGAACAGTCATTACACCACTTGCATCCCTGCCTGCAGTCCAACCTGTAGACACCTGAATGGCCCACCACCCTGCAGTGAGAGTGACAGCTGTGTgccaggatgtgtgtgtgatgacggCTTTGTGCAGAAAGGGCAGCGTTGTGTCCCTATCCAAGAGTGTGGCTGCATGGACAGCAGTGGCAACAAACATCAT TTCGATGACAGGTGGTACACCGATCACTGCAGTCAGAAATGTGAATGTGAGAAAGACGATGGCATAGGGAAGATTGACTGTGATGACCAAGATGAATGTGATGGAAATGCCATCTGCCTTCAGAACGACGAGGGCGAATACTACTGCAGAGATACAG GCTTCAGTGAATGCACTATAAATGGAGACCCCGAGTACAGAACCTTTGATAAAATGAAGTATGACTTTGAGGGCGAGCACTCGTATGTGCTGGTCCGGACCAAGAACTTGCCAAATGACATTCCAGGCGTCTACATCGTGGGCATCAATACACGCAGAGAAGATGATGGCAATGATAGTGAGCATCACGATGACAGTAGCAGTGAAGAAAACCACAGTCGCAGAGgcagggatgaagaggaagaagatgatggCAGCGATGAAGACGATTCTGACAATGACAGCAGTGATAGCAAAGATCATGATGATagcgaggaagatgaggaacaTCACAGATTACAAGCTCTTAAGATCATAGTGTACAATCACACCGTGGAGTTAAGGAAGAATCGAGAGCTGGTT GTGGATGGAAAGAAAACCAAAATGCCTGTCTCCCCGACCGCTGGTTTAAACATCCGGCAGCATTCATCTCGCATCTACCTGAAGACCGACTTTGGCCTCTCAGTGGAGTTTAATGGACGCAGCTCAGCAG AGATCATTCTCCCACACATATATAAAAGGAAAGTAGGAGGTCTGTGTGGGAACTTTGACAGTCATAGGAGGAATGACTGGATGAAGCCGGACGGCACCGTGGCCAGGAGTGTTCGAGAGTtcggagagagctggagagtgTAA